The following are encoded together in the Anopheles nili chromosome 3, idAnoNiliSN_F5_01, whole genome shotgun sequence genome:
- the LOC128727645 gene encoding putative ferric-chelate reductase 1 homolog, which translates to MLLWLALAVLSALACPSSGLPNGAPTSVCDTMLPFHGGGIPPLTTKTPFLVTPQSTVIGSGQTLKLDIESFPANIVFKGYMIQARQANPPNAVVGQFISTDEAAIKLIDCQGKEDTATHTSTSPKQELTLEWTAPEDFVGDVIFNATIAQDYDKFWVGIPSERVRVVASSTTVSPGGSGPTKRLTTTTTVPPYKPKATAAPIAADPIYTGCGQNKGCFGFPEGCVDSVNCRAVVTIAVLGSRYVFEMKSAYNRPAYVAFGLSDDAKMGDDSVIECVPEQGTVNAYASWTSVGPYGSTRLGVPQNIFQVLEKSYNDGAIYCKLERDAVSTVKGQKFDLLNDKFHLLLAAGSSVESTNVNYHDIGRHVSGSPQSLAEVGPVQGSSKLLLRLHGAFMITAWIGTASLGILLARYFRQTWVGSQMCGKDQWFAWHRFLMVLTWALTVAGVVVIFIEIGGWSQVRNPHAILGVVTTVLCFLQPLGAFFRPHPGSSKRPIFNWLHWLGGNLAHVIAIVAIFFAVQLQKAELPEWMDFILVAFVAFHVFMHLIFSIFSWIQIGGCVSERRSGQRVTSFPMADMTPSRNSMSSSERKQDAAFSGFRKSMLFLYILIVLGLVIAMVVIVVLAPIEAAYNSIKEQIMN; encoded by the exons atgCTGCTTTGGCTGGCGCTCGCCGTGTTGAGCGCGCTGGCCTGCCCATCTTCTGGCCTGCCAAATGGCGCACCAACGTCCGTCTGCGATACCATGCTACCCTTCCACGGTGGTGGCATCCCGCCACTAACCACCAAAACGCCCTTCCTGGTAACGCCCCAATCGACGGTGATCGGCAGCGGTCAAACGCTCAAACTCGATATCGAGTCCTTTCCGGCCAACATCGTGTTCAAGGGGTACATGATACAGGCACGCCAAGCCAACCCACCGAATGCCGTCGTTGGCCAGTTCATCTCCACCGACGAGGCCGCTATCAAGCTGATCGATTGCCAGGGCAAAGAGGACACCGCGACACACACCTCAACGAGCCCGAAGCAGGAGTTGACGCTTGAATGGACCGCACCGGAAGACTTCGTTGGGGATGTCATCTTTAACGCGACGATCGCGCAGGATTACGACAAGTTCTGGGTAGGGATTCCCTCCGAGCGCGTGCGTGTTGTTGCCAGCTCAACGACGGTGTCTCCGGGAGGTTCTGGACCCACGAAACGCCTtaccacaacgacgacggtgcCACCGTACAAACCAAAGGCAACTGCGGCTCCGATTGCTGCCGATCCGATCTACACCGGGTGTGGTCAGAATAAGGGTTGCTTTGGCTTCCCGGAGGGTTGTGTTGATAGCGTGAATTGTCGTGCCGTGGTCACGATCGCGGTGCTTGGTTCGCGGTATGTCTTCGAGATGAAATCAGCCTACA ACCGACCTGCGTACGTAGCTTTTGGACTGTCCGATGACGCCAAAATGGGTGATGATTCCGTGATCGAGTGTGTACCTGAACAAGGTACGGTCAACGCGTACGCCTCCTGGACATCAGTTGGACCGTACGGATCCACGCGCTTGGGTGTC CCACAAAACATCTTCCAAGTGCTCGAGAAATCGTACAACGATGGAGCGATCTACTGCAAGCTGGAACGTGACGCCGTCAGCACGGTTAAGGGCCAGAAGTTTGACCTCCTGAACGACAAGTTCCATCTGCTGCTGGCCGCTGGCTCGTCGGTGGAAT CTACGAACGTGAACTACCACGACATTGGCCGGCACGTGTCCGGAAGCCCACAGTCACTGGCTGAGGTTGGACCGGTGCAAGGTTCTTCAAAGTTGTTGCTACGTCTGCACGGTGCGTTCATGATCACGGCCTGGATCGGTACTGCCTCACTCGGTATCCTTTTGGCGCGCTATTTCCGCCAAACCTGGGTTGGGAGCCAAATGTGCGGCAAAGATCAATGGTTCGCG TGGCATCGGTTCCTGATGGTGCTTACGTGGGCTCTCACCGTGGCCGGTGTTGTGGTGATCTTCATCGAGATCGGTGGTTGGTCGCAAGTGCGCAATCCTCACGCCATCTTGGGTGTGGTGACGACGGTGTTGTGCTTCCTGCAGCCACTTGGAGCCTTCTTCCGGCCACATCCGGGTTCGAGCAAGCGACCCATCTTCAACTGGCTCCACTGGCTCGGGGGTAATCTCGCGCACGTGATCGCCATCGTCGCCATCTTCTTCGCTGTGCAGCTGCAGAAAGCCGAACTGCCCGAGTGGATGGACTTTATCCTGGTCGCGTTCGTTGCGTTCCACGTGTTCATGCATCTGATCTTCTCC ATCTTCTCCTGGATACAGATCGGTGGTTGCGTCAGCGAACGACGAAGCGGACAGCGTGTGACATCCTTCCCGATGGCTGACATGACGCCGTCACGAAATTCGATGAGCTCCAGTGAACGTAAACAGGATGCGGCC TTTTCCGGTTTCCGCAAATCGATGCTGTTCCTGTATATTCTGATCGTGCTCGGGCTGGTCATAGCCATGGTGGTGATCGTCGTCCTGGCACCGATCGAGGCGGCGTACAACAGCATCAAGGAGCAGATCATGAACTAA